Proteins encoded together in one Marinithermus hydrothermalis DSM 14884 window:
- a CDS encoding DUF4212 domain-containing protein, translated as MPERVEAYWRANVALIRNLLLVWAAVSYGAAILFGKALAGVKFFALPLSFWFAQQGSIVVFVILIFYYAWRMNQIDAEYGFEE; from the coding sequence TACTGGCGGGCCAACGTGGCCTTGATCCGCAATTTGCTCCTCGTGTGGGCCGCGGTCTCGTACGGGGCCGCGATCCTCTTTGGGAAGGCGCTCGCTGGCGTGAAGTTCTTCGCGCTGCCGCTGTCGTTTTGGTTCGCGCAGCAGGGCTCGATCGTGGTGTTCGTGATCCTGATCTTCTACTACGCCTGGCGCATGAACCAGATCGACGCGGAGTACGGGTTTGAGGAGTAG